A region of Nocardioides alkalitolerans DNA encodes the following proteins:
- a CDS encoding MBL fold metallo-hydrolase, which yields MTAPASATGPEETDGVLGEVAPGVWAWTQGDGSWWLNNAGLVAGDDGDVIVDTCATERRTRSFLGSIGTARPGGSIRFAVNTHLHGDHTYGNSLLPGSTCIVGHEQMRVGLAADTIIDGCPPFWAPLPDWGHVTKRLPTLTFADRVVLHSGATEVHVLHPGFPAHTPGDAVVLVPGADVLFTGDLLFHGVTPLVFMGSVEGALRSLDWIAGLDAAVVVPGHGDVVGRDGLDDVLETHRSYYALVLASARAGIAAGRSPLEQARRTDLGDLAGLADAERIVLNLHRAYAELAQRDFDLVAALEDAVLLNDGPLPTAV from the coding sequence GTGACCGCCCCGGCGAGCGCCACCGGGCCCGAGGAGACGGACGGCGTCCTCGGGGAGGTCGCTCCCGGCGTCTGGGCGTGGACGCAGGGCGACGGGTCGTGGTGGCTCAACAACGCCGGCCTGGTCGCGGGCGACGACGGGGACGTCATCGTCGACACCTGCGCCACCGAACGGCGGACCCGGAGCTTCCTGGGGAGCATCGGCACGGCGCGTCCCGGCGGGTCGATCCGGTTCGCCGTCAACACGCACCTGCACGGGGACCACACCTACGGCAACAGCCTCCTGCCCGGCAGCACCTGCATCGTCGGGCACGAGCAGATGCGGGTCGGTCTCGCGGCCGACACGATCATCGACGGCTGCCCGCCCTTCTGGGCCCCGCTGCCGGACTGGGGCCACGTGACCAAGCGGCTCCCGACCCTGACCTTCGCGGACCGGGTCGTGCTCCACAGCGGGGCCACCGAGGTCCACGTGCTCCATCCCGGGTTCCCGGCGCACACCCCCGGCGACGCGGTCGTGCTCGTGCCCGGCGCCGACGTCCTGTTCACCGGCGACCTGCTGTTCCACGGCGTGACCCCGCTGGTCTTCATGGGGTCGGTGGAGGGGGCGCTCCGCTCCCTCGACTGGATCGCCGGGCTCGATGCCGCGGTGGTGGTGCCCGGGCACGGCGACGTCGTCGGCCGCGACGGGCTCGACGACGTCCTCGAGACGCACCGGTCCTACTACGCGCTCGTGCTCGCGTCGGCGCGCGCCGGGATCGCGGCCGGACGATCCCCGTTGGAGCAGGCGCGGCGGACCGACCTCGGCGACCTCGCCGGCCTCGCCGACGCCGAACGCATCGTGCTCAACCTGCACCGCGCCTACGCCGAGCTGGCGCAGCGCGACTTCGACCTCGTCGCGGCGTTGGAGGACGCCGTGCTCCTCAACGACGGCCCCCTCCCGACCGCGGTCTGA
- a CDS encoding helix-turn-helix transcriptional regulator yields MTLTTWMTCVDTGPVDRVDVAKELGHFLRTRRERLGPEDGGGSRRTTGLRREEVAARAAVSREYYTKLEQGRAPNPSTEVLDAVATALRLSRDEVSYMQDLAVLLRGGASDVPSVDGPDAVGARLVDAIQDRPAWVVDHRLDLTSWNAMASELLVDLDALPDRERNLSWLVFTNAQLRARCVQWDDVARQNVALLRGGAGRHPRDPRILELVDALSARSAEFARLWASHDVLDRDFGARVFEHPAAGRFELHYDALHLPGPTDRHLTVYSASDPVGRAALQRLRAAIDARSPRQA; encoded by the coding sequence ATGACCCTGACCACCTGGATGACCTGCGTGGATACTGGCCCGGTGGACCGGGTCGACGTCGCGAAGGAGCTGGGGCACTTCCTGCGCACCCGCCGCGAACGGCTCGGGCCGGAGGACGGTGGCGGCAGCCGCCGCACCACGGGCCTGCGTCGCGAGGAGGTGGCGGCCCGGGCCGCGGTGAGCCGCGAGTACTACACCAAGCTCGAGCAGGGCCGCGCGCCCAACCCGTCGACCGAGGTGCTCGACGCGGTCGCCACGGCGCTGCGGCTCAGCCGGGACGAGGTGTCCTACATGCAGGACCTGGCGGTCCTGCTGCGGGGCGGCGCGAGCGACGTCCCCTCCGTCGACGGCCCCGACGCGGTGGGGGCCCGGCTGGTCGACGCCATCCAGGACCGCCCCGCCTGGGTGGTCGACCACCGCCTCGACCTCACCTCGTGGAACGCCATGGCCAGCGAGCTGCTGGTCGACCTCGACGCGCTACCCGACCGCGAGCGCAACCTGTCCTGGCTGGTGTTCACGAACGCGCAGCTCCGGGCGCGCTGCGTGCAGTGGGACGACGTGGCGCGGCAGAACGTCGCGCTGCTGCGGGGCGGCGCCGGCCGGCACCCGCGGGACCCCCGGATCCTGGAGCTCGTCGACGCGCTGTCCGCGCGCAGCGCCGAGTTCGCCCGGCTCTGGGCCTCCCACGACGTGCTCGACCGGGACTTCGGTGCCCGCGTCTTCGAGCACCCCGCCGCGGGCCGCTTCGAGCTCCACTACGACGCGCTCCACCTGCCGGGACCGACCGATCGGCACCTCACGGTCTACTCCGCGAGCGATCCCGTCGGACGCGCCGCGCTCCAGCGGCTGCGCGCCGCGATCGACGCGCGCTCCCCGCGACAGGCGTAG
- a CDS encoding fumarylacetoacetate hydrolase family protein produces the protein MRFMTFSHHGSERVGVGIGDGTTVAALPLGHTLLDLLREGRAALHDAGEAALAAASEVLAVADLRVMAPLPTPPTVRDFMTFEQHVAGAIRLADPAATVPERWYDAPIFYFTNPYATVGPHDDVTLPPGETRFDFELEVAAVLGGGGRDLDPAAAEDLVAGYTIMNDWSARATQFAEMTVRLGPSKGKDGATSMGPWFVTPDELEPFRRGCSFDLRMQAHVNDELVGADSWSSMAFGYGQMIAYASRGAEVRAGDVFGSGTAGGGCLAELWGHRGYDAHPPLTAGDVVTVEVEGLGRQRSRVVDRRAPAPDLAAFRAQRTAAR, from the coding sequence ATGCGCTTCATGACGTTCTCCCACCACGGCTCCGAGCGGGTCGGCGTGGGGATCGGCGACGGCACGACGGTTGCCGCGCTGCCCCTCGGCCACACCCTGCTCGACCTGCTCCGCGAGGGGCGCGCCGCGCTGCACGACGCCGGCGAGGCCGCCCTGGCCGCAGCGAGCGAGGTGCTCGCCGTCGCCGACCTCCGGGTCATGGCGCCGCTGCCGACGCCGCCCACCGTCCGCGACTTCATGACCTTCGAGCAGCACGTCGCGGGGGCCATCCGCCTGGCCGACCCGGCGGCGACCGTCCCGGAGCGCTGGTACGACGCGCCGATCTTCTACTTCACCAACCCGTACGCCACGGTGGGGCCCCACGACGACGTGACCCTGCCGCCGGGGGAGACCCGCTTCGACTTCGAGCTCGAGGTCGCGGCCGTGCTGGGCGGCGGTGGCCGCGACCTGGACCCGGCCGCGGCCGAGGACCTGGTCGCGGGCTACACGATCATGAACGACTGGTCGGCCCGCGCCACCCAGTTCGCGGAGATGACCGTCCGGCTGGGCCCGTCCAAGGGCAAGGACGGCGCGACGTCGATGGGACCGTGGTTCGTCACGCCGGACGAGCTCGAGCCCTTCCGGCGGGGGTGCTCCTTCGACCTGCGGATGCAGGCCCACGTGAACGACGAGCTCGTCGGCGCCGACTCGTGGTCGAGCATGGCCTTCGGCTACGGGCAGATGATCGCCTACGCCTCACGGGGCGCGGAGGTCCGCGCGGGCGACGTCTTCGGCTCCGGTACGGCGGGGGGCGGGTGCCTCGCGGAGCTCTGGGGCCACCGGGGGTACGACGCGCACCCTCCCCTCACCGCCGGCGACGTCGTCACGGTCGAGGTCGAGGGCCTCGGCCGCCAGCGGTCGCGCGTCGTGGACCGCCGCGCGCCCGCCCCCGACCTGGCCGCGTTCCGGGCGCAGCGCACCGCCGCGCGCTGA
- a CDS encoding transketolase C-terminal domain-containing protein: MTQSTTPAPVHDHGDSPEVLQEVAERVRWIATAIVDAANRGRPNESGVKVGGHQASSASMVEIMVSLWFAELTDVDRVSVKPHASPVLHAINYLLGDLDAAYLPTLRAKGGLQSYPSRRKDPDTVDFSTGSVGIGATAALWAAMSHRYVRSHFPATPPAGRFVSLLGDAELDEGAIWEAVADPAVARLGELLWIVDLNRQSLDRVVPDVQIHRLAGMFEAAGWQVVTLKWGRAISALFDRPGGSHLRRRLEDMPNEEYQRLLRVDPAEVGERIVGRGASAELRALVASLPAEELAHAVRDLGGHDIGLLLDTYRTVDPTRPTVVFAYTVKGRGLPTEGHPNNHSALLTAEQVRELAVRAGVDPDDPWATFAPGTPAADLCAERGAALARTPVAPGPTTSVPDHLGRSHKAPISTQASLGRFLVELKRVAPQVAERVVTCSPDVASSTNLGGWINKTGVWSVADRQDWFADDAERILRWSEVTGGQHIELGIAEVNLVSLLGELGTTWSRWGERLIPIATLYDPFVPRALEPWSYGIYAGGQSIIVGTPSGVTLAPEGGAHQSITTPSIGLEQPECIAWEPAFAQDLEWCLLEAMSKVGIEGGTSSYFRLSTRPVDQSLAALPDDRTLVERRRRQAVAGGYRITTHDPAQEQVTLVGVGAMLPEVVAAAATLATHGITAGVVCLTSPDLVFRSFDQRGRVGSVRGDDILGALFPPEHPAPLVTVLDGHPHTLSFLAGARGDRIRCLGVRDFGQSTGLEEGYALHGIDVGSIVDAALTLLGR, from the coding sequence ATGACGCAGAGCACGACGCCCGCCCCGGTGCACGACCACGGGGACAGCCCCGAGGTGCTGCAGGAGGTCGCGGAGCGGGTGAGGTGGATCGCGACGGCCATCGTCGACGCCGCCAACCGGGGGCGCCCGAACGAGTCCGGCGTCAAGGTCGGCGGTCACCAGGCCTCGAGCGCCTCCATGGTCGAGATCATGGTGTCGCTCTGGTTCGCCGAGCTCACCGACGTCGACCGGGTCTCGGTCAAGCCGCACGCCTCGCCGGTCCTGCACGCCATCAACTACCTCCTGGGGGACCTGGACGCGGCGTACCTGCCCACCCTGCGCGCGAAGGGGGGCCTGCAGTCCTACCCGAGCCGGCGCAAGGACCCCGACACGGTCGACTTCTCGACCGGTTCGGTCGGCATCGGGGCGACGGCCGCCCTGTGGGCGGCGATGTCGCACCGGTACGTCCGGTCGCACTTCCCGGCCACGCCACCGGCCGGCCGCTTCGTCAGCCTCCTGGGCGACGCCGAGCTGGACGAGGGCGCGATCTGGGAGGCCGTCGCCGACCCCGCGGTCGCCCGGCTCGGCGAGCTGCTCTGGATCGTGGACCTCAACCGGCAGTCCCTCGACCGCGTCGTCCCGGACGTCCAGATCCACCGCCTCGCCGGCATGTTCGAGGCGGCCGGCTGGCAGGTCGTCACGCTGAAGTGGGGACGCGCGATCAGCGCCCTGTTCGACCGTCCCGGCGGCTCCCACCTGCGGCGACGCCTGGAGGACATGCCCAACGAGGAGTACCAGCGCCTGCTGCGGGTGGACCCGGCCGAGGTCGGCGAGCGCATCGTCGGACGCGGGGCGAGCGCCGAGCTGCGGGCCCTCGTCGCCTCGCTCCCGGCCGAGGAGCTCGCCCACGCCGTCCGGGACCTGGGCGGTCACGACATCGGCCTGCTGCTGGACACCTACCGCACGGTCGACCCGACCCGGCCGACCGTCGTGTTCGCCTACACGGTGAAGGGCCGCGGCCTGCCCACCGAGGGGCACCCGAACAACCACTCCGCGCTGCTGACCGCCGAGCAGGTGCGGGAGCTGGCGGTCCGGGCCGGGGTGGACCCGGACGACCCGTGGGCCACCTTCGCCCCGGGCACGCCGGCGGCGGACCTCTGCGCGGAGCGTGGCGCGGCGCTGGCCCGCACCCCGGTCGCGCCGGGCCCGACGACCAGCGTGCCGGACCACCTGGGCCGGTCGCACAAGGCGCCGATCTCCACGCAGGCCTCGTTGGGCCGGTTCCTCGTCGAGCTCAAGCGGGTCGCCCCGCAGGTGGCGGAGCGGGTGGTGACCTGCAGCCCCGACGTGGCGTCGTCGACCAACCTCGGCGGCTGGATCAACAAGACCGGGGTCTGGTCGGTCGCGGACCGCCAGGACTGGTTCGCCGACGACGCCGAGCGGATCCTGCGGTGGTCGGAGGTGACCGGGGGACAGCACATCGAGCTGGGCATCGCGGAGGTCAACCTCGTCAGCCTGCTCGGGGAGCTCGGCACCACGTGGTCGCGGTGGGGGGAGCGCCTCATCCCGATCGCGACGCTCTACGACCCGTTCGTCCCACGCGCGCTGGAGCCGTGGTCGTACGGGATCTACGCCGGGGGGCAGTCGATCATCGTGGGCACCCCCTCGGGCGTGACGCTCGCCCCCGAGGGCGGGGCGCACCAGTCGATCACGACGCCGTCGATCGGGCTGGAGCAACCGGAGTGCATCGCCTGGGAGCCCGCGTTCGCCCAGGACCTCGAGTGGTGCCTCCTGGAGGCGATGTCGAAGGTCGGGATCGAGGGCGGCACCTCGTCGTACTTCCGGCTCTCGACCCGGCCGGTCGACCAGTCCCTGGCCGCCCTCCCGGACGACCGGACGCTCGTCGAGCGGCGGCGCCGGCAGGCGGTCGCCGGCGGCTACCGCATCACCACGCACGACCCCGCGCAGGAGCAGGTCACGCTCGTGGGCGTGGGGGCGATGCTCCCCGAGGTCGTCGCGGCCGCCGCGACGCTCGCCACGCACGGGATCACGGCCGGGGTCGTCTGCCTGACCAGCCCCGACCTCGTCTTCCGGTCGTTCGACCAGCGGGGTCGCGTCGGTTCCGTGCGGGGCGACGACATCCTCGGCGCGCTGTTCCCGCCGGAGCACCCCGCTCCGCTCGTGACGGTGCTGGACGGCCACCCCCACACGTTGTCGTTCCTCGCGGGCGCCCGCGGCGACCGGATCCGCTGCCTCGGCGTGCGGGACTTCGGCCAGTCCACGGGGCTCGAGGAGGGCTACGCGCTGCACGGCATCGACGTCGGCTCGATCGTCGACGCCGCGCTCACCCTGCTCGGCCGCTGA
- a CDS encoding AMP-binding protein produces the protein MQFPLTITDFLDRAVTVYPRRVAVVDEPDQPAPPLGPLTYADVDRLARSQAAALDLLGVPVGGRVAVLSQNSARLLVSFFGVSGWGRVLVPVNFRLARPEVDHILTESGAEVVLVDPELAHLVEERAGLRTFVLGESDDLFWTQTAAPRPWAADESAPATINYTSGTTSKPKGVVLSHRNLWLNATTFGWHVGLDDDDVYLHTLPMFHANGWGMPYAATSVGAPHVVLRKVDGAEILRRVEEHGVTLLCAAPAVLAAVLDAARQWEGEVPGRDRVRAVVAGAPPPTRTIERIRDELGWEFIQIYGLTETAPLLTVNRMRAEWRDEPRDVQAALLGQQGAPALGVRLAVDAAGEVLAQAHQCMTGYWERPEDTAAAQAGGWFHTGDGGVLEDGYLRIVDRKKDVIVSGGENVSSIEVEDVLLAHPSVREAAVIGIPDETWGELVTALVVTDGPVDTHDLLRFCRERLAGYKVPKRVEVRDALERTATGKLQKFKLRQPYWEGRARQVN, from the coding sequence ATGCAGTTCCCCCTGACCATCACGGACTTCCTCGACCGCGCGGTCACGGTCTATCCCCGACGGGTCGCGGTCGTGGACGAGCCCGACCAGCCCGCGCCGCCGCTCGGCCCCCTGACCTACGCCGACGTGGACCGCCTCGCCCGCTCCCAGGCGGCGGCGCTCGACCTGCTCGGCGTGCCGGTCGGCGGTCGGGTCGCGGTGCTCTCGCAGAACTCGGCGCGCCTGCTGGTCTCGTTCTTCGGCGTCTCCGGGTGGGGCCGCGTGCTCGTCCCCGTCAACTTCCGGCTCGCGCGACCCGAGGTCGACCACATCCTCACGGAGTCGGGGGCCGAGGTGGTCCTGGTGGACCCGGAGCTCGCCCACCTCGTCGAGGAGCGTGCCGGGCTGCGCACCTTCGTTCTCGGCGAGTCCGACGACCTGTTCTGGACGCAGACGGCCGCGCCCCGGCCGTGGGCGGCCGACGAGTCGGCGCCGGCGACCATCAACTACACCTCCGGCACCACCTCGAAGCCCAAGGGGGTCGTGCTCTCCCACCGCAACCTCTGGCTCAACGCGACGACCTTCGGGTGGCACGTCGGCCTCGACGACGACGACGTCTACCTGCACACCCTGCCGATGTTCCACGCGAACGGGTGGGGGATGCCCTACGCCGCCACCTCCGTCGGCGCGCCGCACGTGGTGCTCCGCAAGGTCGACGGTGCGGAGATCCTCCGCCGCGTCGAGGAGCACGGCGTCACCCTCCTCTGCGCCGCCCCCGCGGTGCTGGCGGCCGTGCTCGACGCGGCTCGGCAGTGGGAGGGCGAGGTGCCCGGGCGGGACCGGGTGCGCGCCGTGGTCGCCGGGGCGCCGCCCCCGACCCGCACCATCGAGCGGATCCGTGACGAGCTGGGCTGGGAGTTCATCCAGATCTACGGGCTCACCGAGACCGCGCCGCTCCTGACGGTCAACCGCATGCGGGCCGAGTGGCGGGACGAGCCGCGCGACGTGCAGGCCGCGCTCCTGGGGCAGCAGGGCGCGCCGGCCCTCGGCGTACGCCTCGCCGTGGACGCCGCGGGCGAGGTGCTCGCCCAGGCCCACCAGTGCATGACGGGCTACTGGGAGCGGCCTGAGGACACGGCGGCGGCCCAGGCCGGGGGATGGTTCCACACCGGGGACGGCGGGGTCCTCGAGGACGGCTACCTGCGGATCGTCGACCGCAAGAAGGACGTCATCGTGTCCGGGGGCGAGAACGTCTCGTCCATCGAGGTGGAGGACGTCCTGCTGGCGCACCCATCGGTCCGCGAGGCGGCCGTCATCGGCATCCCCGACGAGACCTGGGGCGAGCTCGTGACGGCCCTGGTCGTCACCGACGGCCCGGTCGACACCCACGACCTGCTGCGGTTCTGCCGCGAGCGGCTCGCGGGCTACAAGGTGCCGAAGCGGGTCGAGGTCCGCGACGCGCTGGAGCGCACGGCCACGGGGAAGCTCCAGAAGTTCAAGCTGCGGCAGCCGTACTGGGAGGGCCGCGCCCGCCAGGTCAACTGA
- a CDS encoding CocE/NonD family hydrolase: MLRTAGPTRPVAAVAAPEGMVIEHDTPLVMADGTTLRANVYRPVGDGRHPVLLSYGPYGKDLAFRDAYPRQFDAMVAAHPEVLEGTSGAHLSWEVADPERWVPLGYALVRVDSRGSGRSPGIVDSFSPQEARDLYECVEWAGTQDWSNGKVGLSGISYFAINQWQVAALRPPHLAAICPWEGMVDWYRDANYHGGIPSSFFPRLFGVQIASVQHGLGTRGATNPHTGVLVSGDVDLDDAELAARRTDVAAELRAHPFRDDYWADRTADLSRIEVPVLSAGNWGGQALHLRGNLDGFTEAASEHKWLEVHGEAHWTLYYSDYGVDLQRRFFDHFLKGEGTWLDDQPRVSLHVRHPGEVFVPRAEDEWPLARTEWTTLHLDVAQRSLSPEPAAAPSTASYDPFGAGITLSTPPFTETTEITGPLAARLYISSESEDADLFLVLHLLDPDGTEVLFEGATEPRHPLSQGWLRASHRELDEERSRPYRPVHPHDRAVPLVPGEVHAVDVEIWPTCIVVPPGYRLALSVQGHDYDHGGPGLPTPYGVEMRGSGVNVHDDPVARSADVYGRPVSLHTGGEHDSFLLVPVIPPA; the protein is encoded by the coding sequence ATGCTCCGCACCGCAGGACCCACCCGCCCGGTCGCCGCCGTGGCCGCGCCCGAGGGCATGGTCATCGAGCACGACACCCCGCTCGTGATGGCGGACGGGACCACGCTCCGGGCCAACGTCTACCGACCCGTCGGGGACGGCCGGCACCCGGTCCTGCTCAGCTACGGCCCCTACGGCAAGGACCTCGCCTTCCGCGACGCCTACCCCCGGCAGTTCGACGCCATGGTCGCGGCGCACCCCGAGGTGCTTGAGGGCACGAGCGGAGCGCACCTGTCGTGGGAGGTCGCGGACCCGGAGCGGTGGGTCCCCCTCGGCTACGCCCTCGTCCGCGTCGACTCGCGGGGGTCCGGACGCTCGCCCGGGATCGTCGACAGCTTCTCCCCGCAGGAGGCCCGCGACCTCTACGAGTGCGTGGAGTGGGCGGGGACCCAGGACTGGTCCAACGGCAAGGTCGGCCTGAGCGGGATCTCCTACTTCGCCATCAACCAGTGGCAGGTCGCGGCGCTCCGGCCGCCGCACCTGGCCGCCATCTGCCCCTGGGAGGGGATGGTGGACTGGTACCGCGACGCCAACTACCACGGCGGCATCCCCAGCTCGTTCTTCCCGCGGTTGTTCGGCGTGCAGATCGCGTCCGTGCAGCACGGTCTCGGGACCCGGGGCGCGACGAACCCGCACACCGGCGTGCTCGTCTCCGGCGACGTCGACCTCGACGACGCCGAGCTCGCCGCGCGGCGCACCGACGTCGCCGCTGAGCTGCGGGCGCACCCCTTCCGCGACGACTACTGGGCGGACCGCACGGCGGACCTGTCGCGGATCGAGGTCCCGGTGCTGTCCGCCGGCAACTGGGGCGGCCAGGCCCTGCACCTGCGCGGCAACCTCGACGGCTTCACCGAGGCCGCCTCGGAGCACAAGTGGCTCGAGGTGCACGGCGAGGCGCACTGGACGCTCTACTACTCCGACTACGGCGTCGACCTGCAGCGACGGTTCTTCGACCACTTCCTCAAGGGCGAGGGCACCTGGCTCGACGACCAGCCCAGGGTCTCGCTCCACGTGCGCCACCCCGGCGAGGTGTTCGTGCCGCGGGCCGAGGACGAGTGGCCGCTCGCCCGCACGGAGTGGACGACGCTCCACCTCGACGTCGCGCAGCGCAGCCTCTCGCCCGAGCCGGCCGCCGCCCCGTCCACGGCCTCCTACGACCCGTTCGGCGCCGGCATCACCCTGTCGACGCCGCCGTTCACCGAGACGACCGAGATCACGGGTCCGCTCGCGGCGCGGCTCTACATCTCCTCGGAGAGCGAGGACGCGGACCTCTTCCTCGTGCTGCACCTCCTCGACCCGGACGGCACGGAGGTGCTCTTCGAGGGCGCGACCGAGCCGCGGCACCCGCTCTCGCAGGGCTGGCTCCGCGCCTCGCACCGCGAGCTCGACGAGGAACGCTCCCGGCCGTACCGCCCCGTCCACCCCCACGACCGGGCCGTGCCCCTCGTCCCGGGCGAGGTGCACGCGGTCGACGTCGAGATCTGGCCCACCTGCATCGTCGTGCCCCCGGGGTACCGCCTCGCCCTCAGCGTGCAGGGACACGACTACGACCACGGCGGCCCCGGCCTCCCCACCCCGTACGGCGTGGAGATGCGCGGGTCGGGGGTCAACGTGCACGACGACCCGGTCGCCCGCTCGGCCGACGTCTACGGGCGCCCCGTGAGCCTCCACACCGGCGGCGAGCACGACTCGTTCCTGCTGGTCCCCGTCATCCCCCCGGCCTGA
- a CDS encoding APC family permease — protein sequence MSTTSAGRPPGRPGAVGTAPAAPAATTGRLARDGVGVPGMIYAVVAVTAPLTALASNMTLSLALGGGVGTVGVIVLVAVILCVFAAGFVAMSRQVVNAGAYFAYIAHGLGERAGAAAAMVAVVAYNLGAALMAGFVGFFADLVLERYLHVDLPWWAITGVAVALVWGIGYLGLTVSTPVNGWIAISELVLVLALAISVLVQNPGGWDVGVLAPSTVFGGGFGLAFVLCLLSFTGFEAAANLGEEAKDARRSVGRATYAAILVLAVVFVVGTWAVVAAFDDAVAVAQADPGAMVTVAASTYLGAWIVPVLLTMITVSFFGAALAFHNLAARYLFSLGREGHLPPYLARTHARRGTPVPAGTTQVVLSALVLLPFVLAGSDPLVGLGPAIGGVNALAVVALMVACSASIVVASVRGLLVGSTWALRVCPTISAVALLGGAGVIVSDYAAITGTDARAVAAMPFLLVVAVAYGWWAAGRGARS from the coding sequence ATGTCCACCACCTCCGCAGGGCGACCGCCGGGCCGCCCCGGCGCCGTCGGGACCGCACCGGCGGCACCCGCCGCGACCACGGGCCGCCTGGCGCGTGACGGCGTCGGCGTCCCCGGCATGATCTACGCCGTGGTGGCCGTGACGGCACCGCTCACGGCACTCGCGTCGAACATGACCCTGAGCCTCGCGCTCGGCGGGGGCGTCGGCACCGTCGGCGTCATCGTGCTGGTCGCCGTCATCCTGTGCGTCTTCGCGGCCGGCTTCGTCGCGATGAGCCGGCAGGTCGTCAACGCCGGGGCGTACTTCGCCTACATCGCCCACGGCCTGGGGGAGCGGGCCGGCGCCGCCGCGGCGATGGTCGCCGTCGTGGCCTACAACCTCGGCGCAGCCCTGATGGCGGGCTTCGTCGGCTTCTTCGCCGACCTCGTGCTCGAGCGCTACCTCCACGTCGACCTGCCGTGGTGGGCCATCACCGGGGTCGCCGTCGCGCTGGTGTGGGGGATCGGCTACCTCGGCCTCACGGTGTCGACCCCCGTCAACGGGTGGATCGCCATCAGCGAGCTGGTGCTGGTGCTCGCGCTGGCGATCTCGGTGCTCGTGCAGAACCCCGGCGGCTGGGACGTCGGCGTGCTCGCGCCGTCGACGGTGTTCGGCGGCGGCTTCGGTCTCGCGTTCGTGCTGTGCCTGCTCTCGTTCACCGGGTTCGAGGCGGCCGCCAACCTCGGCGAGGAGGCCAAGGACGCCCGCCGGTCGGTGGGGCGGGCCACCTACGCCGCCATCCTGGTCCTCGCCGTCGTGTTCGTCGTCGGCACGTGGGCGGTGGTGGCCGCCTTCGACGATGCCGTGGCCGTGGCGCAGGCCGACCCGGGCGCCATGGTCACCGTCGCCGCCTCCACCTACCTCGGGGCGTGGATCGTCCCGGTCCTGCTCACCATGATCACCGTCAGCTTCTTCGGGGCGGCCCTGGCCTTCCACAACCTGGCGGCGCGCTACCTGTTCTCCCTCGGCCGCGAGGGGCACCTCCCGCCCTACCTGGCGCGCACCCACGCCCGTCGCGGCACCCCGGTGCCGGCCGGGACCACGCAGGTCGTGCTCTCCGCCCTGGTGCTCCTGCCCTTCGTGCTCGCCGGGTCGGACCCGCTGGTGGGCCTCGGCCCCGCGATCGGCGGGGTCAACGCCCTCGCGGTCGTCGCGCTCATGGTCGCCTGCAGCGCGAGCATCGTCGTCGCCTCCGTCCGCGGGCTGCTCGTGGGGTCGACGTGGGCCCTGCGCGTCTGCCCGACGATCAGCGCCGTCGCCCTCCTGGGTGGCGCCGGCGTCATCGTGTCCGACTACGCGGCCATCACGGGGACCGACGCACGGGCCGTCGCCGCGATGCCGTTCCTGCTCGTCGTGGCCGTCGCCTACGGCTGGTGGGCGGCGGGCCGGGGAGCACGGTCGTGA